Within Dromaius novaehollandiae isolate bDroNov1 chromosome 8, bDroNov1.hap1, whole genome shotgun sequence, the genomic segment GAGAGGCACTTGTGGCTGCAATGCCCACAGAGAGATAGCTGGCTTGTTCAGAagctgaaaagatgaaaaatgcttCAGTGAGATTAAGAGACATGTGAGGTCTTTGAAGTCTTTTCTACTTCCTTTTCCAAGTGTCCTTCCTAAAGAATCAGAATTGCTGCTTGTCACCTGAGTTCTCTTGCTGAGACAGGACAAATCCTGTACACAAGGTGAAAAGCTGCATACTAATAATTATTCACTTTTGCCAAAGCAATAGCAGGGTAACAAGCTAGCTGTATGAGGTTCTGCCTAACCTCCAGGCTCAGATGACAATTCgcactcatctttttttttatgttttggttCTTATTTTGATTTCCTCTGGAGTGTCCTCCTCTTCAAAAagtcccattgaaatcaatgaaattaTTCAAGGATCTGAATTCTAAGTAAATAAAGCAGAGCTGAGCTCTTAGGACTTCAAGCAAAGGCACTCCAGGGGGCCCAAGTatgtttccactgaagtcagtggcagagctCTTATTGCCTTGGATGGGCAGGCAAGGCTGAGACTTCTGCCCTATAAAATCAGAGCTTTTGTTAGAAGAGCACTGTGAGGCCTTTGGCTGAGaagctgggggcaggggagaagaacTATCAGACTGAATCAGACTCTGAATATAGATTTTAAACCGCAAGGTTATGCTTCtctagaaaagctttttctttgctaaTGTGGCAAATGCCcaacactaaaaatattttaattaaaattaccaGCTTGAGGGCTTTTGTTCTTGATATGAAATCAAGATTTCTCAATAAGGCCTTTTAGGAATAGGGTTTTGTTTTCCCTATTTTCAAGCAGCATATTGAGATTTTGTTGGTCTTCTTTCTTTGTGAACTGCACTATAAATTATAACTCACTGGTTGGCATATCTGATCTACCCTTCCATACCTCATTTGATTAGAAACCCAGTGCCACCTCTGTGGCTAGTCGCAGGTAGCATACCTTCACACATGGGCAGACTGGCACTCCAGTTTCCTGAATGACTGCACTCAAGCACATGTGAGCCAGTCAGCCTCCATCCTTCTATGCAGCTGAAGTGGCAGGCTGTGCTGTACGTGAAGTTCCCAGCACCATGTAAGCAGTCCACAAAGCCTTTCTCAGGAGAGCTCAGTGGTTCACACTGTACAACTAAAATACAGGAAGAAGTATTATGGTTAATAAAGTATTAAGGACTTTCCTGTCTTCAGCCCTGTTCTTTGCACTAGTCAATGTACACTATTTTTAAAGGGTAATTTACATTATCTTGCCAGAACAAGTGTTCTTTCACTGCTCTTTCCCTAAAGTGTCTTAGAGTTCAAATAAAATGAGCCTGTTAATTTTCTCCCAGATATAGGTATTATTAGTAGCTGTAAATCAACTATTaactaataaataaaattaactgCCATTAGCTAATTGGATTTCTAGAGCAGTCAGCACAGATGCATCAGGAATCCAGCATACCCATGCTGACAGACCAATCTGTTCAGAGACAGGCACAAAGAAAGGTACCTGCAcaggctggctgctgcctgtcccagGCCCCAGAAGACCCACACTGCAGCATGGCTGGTCCAGTCAGGGCAAACCCTTTCTCACAGGTGAACTCGCAGGTAGCACCCCACATGAGCTCCGCAGAGGAATGGGAGCAATTCACAAAGCCATGAGCAGGCATTTCCAAGGCAGGACAAGTCACAGCTGAAAGCACAAGAGACAGCACAGAGTTTAGCTTAGAGCAGGCCAAGACAAACATTCTTCTCCAAGCTGACATGATGATGTGCCCTGCCCTGGAGATGACCTCTGCGGGCCACGATATCACTCTGCAGACCCAGCAAGTCCTGGATACCGGCAGAGTTGACCCAGGAGCCTCAGAGAACAGTGACTGATTTCTTTTCACTGTGCAACACACTGAAGTAAGTTCCACCCCAGCAAGTCTTACCTTTGCATTTTGGGAATGGCTCTGACCACTGTCCCTGGGCCATGCACTGGACACTGGACGGGCCCTGCAGAACATAGCCCTCGCTGCAGTGGAAATCACAACGTGAGCGGTAGATGAGATCTGCAGGAGCATGCTCACAGCTCACAAAGCCTTCCTCTGGCCAGTTTATAGCCTCACATCTCACAGCTGCAACAGATCACAAGAGTCAGCACAGATGCATCAGGAATCCAGCATACCCATGCTGACAGACCCATCTGTTCAGAGACATAGGCATAAAGAAAGGTACCTGCAcaggctggctgctgcctgtcccagGCCCCAGAAGACCCACACTGCAGCGTGGCTGGTCCAGTCAGGGCAAACCCTTCCTCACAGGTGAACTCACAGGTAGCGCCCCACATGAGTTCCACAGAGGAATGGGAGCAATTCACAAAGCCATGAGCAGGCATTTCCAAAGCAGGACAGGTCACAGCTGAAAGCACAAGAGAAAATTGAGTTTAGCTTGggagaaactggggaaaaaagtgtttttaccTGAAGCCTAGCAGCATATCCAATGCATCAAAGTAGAGTTGGAGAAGAGACCTACAATCCTGCCATTTCAGAATGTGAACATGCTGGTAGGAGCTGGAGGATCTCAAAGTGAAAGGCTGTTTTATGGATTGGCTGTAAATTCATCTGCACTTCACAGTAGCTGGCTACAATCTAAAATTTTCAGTGTGACTGCTGCTTGTTGATAAGTTTGATGCTGTTTGCTCCAAATGGTCACTTATTTTAAGCTGAACACTTAAAGAACTAATCACTACAATCAGGATTAACTAGCCTGTGATGAACAGTCTCAGCTGGATCACCTCCATTCCCTGTTCTCTACTAAGGGGGCAGAAAAGGTTTTCTCTAGGAGGAAGTCTAAGGTAGGGCTAGGGCATTGGTCTTGTCCATTCCACCTCTTCAGGGACAAAGAAGGGCCTTTGTACTGCAATAAAATACCACCTCCACcacagttaattaaaaaagaacGGGCCAGAATCTCAGTTTGTATCAACTGAGAGAGTAACTTTGAAGTATGTAGACCTATGTACGATTTGGAAAGTTCATTAACACTGCTTGAGAAGCTCACCTTTGCACTCTGCAAGAGAGGCAGACCAGACCCCAGAAGAGGTACAGTGGACTGATTCTACTCCAGTCAGCTCATAGCCTTTTTCACACTGAACTGTGCAAGATGAGCTGTAGCTGAAGCTCTTCAGTGGATGGCTACACTTCAGGCTCCCATGATCAGGTTCCTTTAGGGTGTCACAAGTCTCAACTTCAAAGAAATACAAGGAAATACAGTCAGTCACTGGCTGAGCGCGTAAATTGACAAGCCAGACAAACCAAACACTAGTTAACATGACCGTCTTTCTGGTTGGAAAGAAGGATAGAGTAATCTTACCAAACTCGCATTCAGGCCCATAGAATCCAGGGTTACAGCGGCAGGTGTGATTGTTAATAGTCTCTATGCATTCCCCACGGCCACTGCAGAGAGATGGGTTgcaggaagctgaaaaaaatcagcaagttATAAATGAATCAGCAATGGTCACTAATGAAACTTGGTTAGCAATTCGCTTATCTTTCTGGTGCTGAACACACATTTTGtatagcaaaagaaaagcaggagactTAGTATATAAAATTACCTTATTGCATGACAGCATTTCAGAAATCAACACATCTGACAGCCTAGCTCATAGTGAAAGGATTCCACTGGCTGAAAACTCCATGACCATTTGTGCTCAGGTAGATATCagcaatatttaaaatgcaacagGAACAATAGACTATGGTGTAGGTAGAAATCCTCAACAGGGACATTCTTCACCAACTCACTACAGGTCTGATTTGGCAAATACTTGACAACAATTTTTTTTGACCTAATTGTAGCCACCTCCACATAGAGTGTCTAAGCTGATCCAGTGGTCTGTCATCAGCAGAGACACAGGTGCCTCCAAAAGGGCAATTCTTACCACCTAGCTGAGAAACCCACTGCAGGCCAGCTAAGGCACCTGCAGTGTCTCAGCTATTCCAGggtgggatttaaaaaaaaaaaaatcactttctgaaaGAGCTTCTCTCTCCACCAATTATAGAGAGGGTCTGGTGACTTGCTTAGGAAAGACATATAATATTCTGAGGGCTAAGAGGTGGGTGAGATTAATACAGCTCTTAGAACACAGCCAGCTTCAGCCCTGTGAGTAGTCCACTAAGGCACTGTGTTTAAGGGTAAGTGTACAAGTGTCTGCAGGGTCAGGAACTTAATATGTAAGACTACATTAAATGACACCATGCTATGTCATCTCCACAAGGACTTACTGGGATGGACTTCATATCATACCTGTATAGCACAAGGCGACCTTCTTTTTCTCACACTGTGCATCATTCCATCTGCCATCATCCTTCCCTCTTTTGATGTAGATTTCAACACAGTCCTCGTTGTTCCCTTTGCCATTTGGCTCACCTGCAGCCCAGTTTTCTGCCTCTTCTGTCAGTTCTTTGTTAGTTCCAACCCAGGTCCACGTCTCATTAATTTTTCTGATTCCAATCCAGTAGTAACCCGGATTGAAGGGTAAGAAATTATTGAGATAGCTGATTTCCTCCTTATTCTGAATGGCAACCATGTTAGTATACTTGTCTTTGCACCACAGCTCTGCTTCATTGTAGGTCAAGTTTGTGTCTGAATAATGGTAGGTCCAACAATTCACCTCCTCCAATATCATAAATCCTGGAATGAGAAGATACCAAGAAGTTGGTACCTCTTTCTTCTCTAGAAGAGAATATATAAAGACCTAAAAATATTCCATGCTTATCAATAT encodes:
- the SELE gene encoding E-selectin, producing MVCLWFLSLLAYGFMILEEVNCWTYHYSDTNLTYNEAELWCKDKYTNMVAIQNKEEISYLNNFLPFNPGYYWIGIRKINETWTWVGTNKELTEEAENWAAGEPNGKGNNEDCVEIYIKRGKDDGRWNDAQCEKKKVALCYTASCNPSLCSGRGECIETINNHTCRCNPGFYGPECEFVETCDTLKEPDHGSLKCSHPLKSFSYSSSCTVQCEKGYELTGVESVHCTSSGVWSASLAECKAVTCPALEMPAHGFVNCSHSSVELMWGATCEFTCEEGFALTGPATLQCGSSGAWDRQQPACAAVRCEAINWPEEGFVSCEHAPADLIYRSRCDFHCSEGYVLQGPSSVQCMAQGQWSEPFPKCKAVTCPALEMPAHGFVNCSHSSAELMWGATCEFTCEKGFALTGPAMLQCGSSGAWDRQQPACAVVQCEPLSSPEKGFVDCLHGAGNFTYSTACHFSCIEGWRLTGSHVLECSHSGNWSASLPMCEASEQASYLSVGIAATSASLLSTVSFLLWLARRFQRKAKKYTPSSSCQSLTVEGSFQSAGQNV